TTCATTGACCTCTTTTCTATGCAGCATATATAGTAAATTTTCACAGCAACAAAAAACTTGATTTTGCGTGTATGTTTAAAAGCgtaaataattttcatttttgtaaaatttctGACAGACAACTTTTTATGTTGAGAGCGCAAGCCTTTCCTAATCATAGGTATCCTTGTACCCGCACCTCTGTAGTAAAGATGACAACCAGAGCTGCTTTGAATGCCTTCAGCCTCCACTTCTCCTCACAGCAAAGTTCTGATGAATAAAAGAAGTTAGTAGGTGACCTGGACAACTGTGAAAATGACTATGATCGCCACCAGATGGCGCTCTTAGGATGCTGCATTGGCATGGAAATATTGCTCAAGACAGATATTCAATGACTCATTTTTCTAAGAAAATCTCCCTCTACCCCAATCTAAATCTCTGTAAAAGTTGTTATTATACCCTTTGGAAAATATTCCGTGTGCGCGCGAAGAGATCTGACGTTTGACGATGATTTCTTTGCGGTGAGCGGAGCAGTCTCGGCTCCGGTCGGGTCCGGCCCCTTTAATGTTCGAGAGAGATCGCTTTCGACTTGTCCAAACAAAGAGGGGCGAGTGGGACGGGGATGGCGTGTCGTAATGGCGGGAGGCAGCTTGTGAACGCGTTCCAAGGGACACGACATGTCCCGAGGAGCACGCCGATAACAGGCCCCAGGATACCTGCTGGTGCCGAACGCGTCTGGACCGTATAGGGCCTCCTAACTCCAAAACGCAgtgacacactcacacctgtATCTCAGTATCTCCAAGCAGGCCAGGCCGCCAGAGATGGCCAGCTGTCCCAAGACTTCTCTTAGCCTTATTCAATtactacagcacacagattcCTGTAAAACATTGACTTCATGAAGGAGGACAAGGACTTAATCCTAAATGTTCACTACTACATCgatatatacagacatataaAAAGACCTGATTGTTGGTGTAGAAACTGTGTGTGGGTACACCTGTACAGGGAGGTGTGTtagcgtgagtgtgtgtgctttttgttttttaaggggGGGTTGTTCTGTCTGTTGGCTGGCAGAGTGCTATGCTGGCAGTTGGGAGCACAAACACTCTGCCCTGTGGAGCACCCTGCACAGGCTTGGCAGGACTTTGGAGAGGAGTACTGAGAATCACGCTTCTGGGAAAAACAACTCACCCGAACGCGGGCCTGATTTTGAGCACTGGGTGTGTGCTTCtgcatgtgtgggtgtctgtctgtcatgttcACGTTAACAAAACGGGAGAGGCGGCATACCGAAAATAAGACTTTATTAGGAAAAAGGCATGAAATTTACGGCTATAAATATTGGTCCTTTGATTCTGAATGATTTCCCTCTACATCTCCGTCACCCAGAAGGACAGTTTCCGGTCTCCACCaacaacacagagaggaagggatcTGTGCCAGCTTAGCCCCGCTCCAACACAGGACGATCCGATCAATACAGGCTGCAACAAGATTGAACAAGGTGAGGCTGGGCTGGCAAGCAATttgcgtatacacacacacccacacccgcacccgcacccgcacccgcacccgcacccgcacccgcacccgcacccgcacccgcacccgcacccgcacccacacccgcacacacacccgcacacacacacacacacgcacacccacacacgcacccacacacgcacccacacacgcacccacacacgcacccacacacgcacacacccacccacacacacacacgcacccacacacacacacacaaacaaacaaactgacacagacacccacccacacccacacacacacataaacacacacaaaattattaaataGGAACATGAATAACAACGTAAGTAAgttgtgtttgtacacacatacacacgcacacacacagctagtgGCTCATGGACACGAAACACTGACCTGTGGGTGACCTAGGTGATGCACCAGTAACTGGCTGCTGATCTTTCCAGGGCACCCAGTGGTAGAGAAGAGATTCTCACTGGCCCGGGACCACCTGAGAGAACCGCCATCACCAgtaccatcatcatcattacatcTACAgcacactcatgcatacatCTGTATTGCATCCACTCAATTCTATGCGTGCTCAAGCAAACTCTGCTAAACCACTCACacaaatatttgtattaatacTCTCACATATCCACACCCAAATTCATTCTCGCTCTCCCCTCACGTGCAGTGGTAGAGAGCAGATTGTTGGTGATGCCATTTGTTTTGATGCAGAAATGAAAGTCAGGAAACAGGCAACTCTAACTAATGGATGTTTTACCTGAAGAGTCGGGCCCGGTCCACGTGGACAGGTCTTTTCTCCTGTGGGTAACTGGAGAAAACACGGACACTTAGCAGAGCCAATCAAAACACCCTAACCCCGAACAACTAAAAGCCAGAACCAATCAGAGCCCAATATCGTGGGGGTTACCTGGAGCGGGTGATGTCCCAGATGACCCAGTCATTGCCCGTCACAGCGCCCACCTTGATGGTGTTGGTGAGGCACCAGTCGGCAGACATGAGAGGGGTCTGTCCGCTGTCCAGGGAGAGAATGGCCTGCTGGGTGACCAGGTCATAGAAACGCACAATCCCATTTTTCTCTGCAACCATCAACTGGAAAGGAGCGAGagtacacccacacacagacaaacacacattaaacagtAGTATGTATCATCGTATTCCAACAAGTTAGAACAAACATTCAGAGGATTCGGAGGATATCTAgaagctctctccctctctcatacagaaatacacactgTAGTTCAAGGTGTCTGCTGGTAGTGCACTACAGAAGCCCAAATCTAGCAGAACTGTTCCACACACATTCTGGAAAGTTCAAACTGTGTAGCCTGCAGTCAATGACCAGAAGCAGAAATTATGGTAGATTCTGGTAGTTTCTGAGCAgataactctgtgtgtgtgtgtgtgtgtgtgtgtgtgtgtgtgtgtgtgtgtgagtgacagagagagagaccacgtCCTCTTCACAAGCCCACTTGCCACAGTAGCCTCTGTCAGAAGCTGATCGCGATTGTGAAACACAGTCGAAAATACAGATGGCTAAACCTGCGACAGGCTTCACTCCCAGCTCCTGCCACATTCCTGCCTGATCAAACGCAAACCGGTGGGACTACAAATAGGAGCAAGGCGGGCTATTTCAGCTGGCCCCGAATGCCTGCAGCCCCACCGGCAGATGGCTGGGCCgggacaggagaggggctcTGCACTTCTGACAGGTGAGGTGGGAGTttctgaagggggggggggggggggggggtgtggaggggtcACACGGGGACGGCGTGGACCAGAGCCCACCTTAAAGATCTCCTGAGGGTGCCAGCACACACTCATCCCGGGAGAACGCAGCTGGAGGCAGGCCGTCTCTTTCCCCTCCAAATCCCACAGcctacacacagagcagaaagagCATGTATGGGACAGACAGAGCATTCAGAACGTACACATGCAAGAGTGCGCATATGCGGGTACACACAGGTGTTAGTGTATGCAACAAGGGTATTCAACAGAGCAAATATATTTGATAATgtatacaggtgtgtgagtgtatgtaaaTAGAGTATAGATTAGAATATAGATGTTTGAGACTgtatacaggtgtgtgagtatatgtgaaTATAGAATAGAGTATAGAAATTTGAGAGTttatacaggtgtgtgagtgtatgtcaGTAGAGTACAGAATAGAGTATAGATGTTTGAGACTGTATAcaggtgagtgagtgtatgtaaATAGAGTATAGATTAGAATATAGATGTTTGAGActatatacaggtgtgtgagtaTGTAAGTAGAGTACAGAATAGAGTATAGATATTTGAGActatatacaggtgtgtgagtgtactaCACTGTCACCCAGCGGCCATGACCTCTACAATCCCCAGCCGTTTTGACTCATTTTTGATGTAGAGGATTTTCTGGAGATAAAGTGCGGAAATAAACCGCTTGAAAGAACAGTTCAAGCCTGAGAATGTAAGCACTGCAGATGTTCGAGAATCAAACAGAAACCCGAAAAAACGGAGGAGTGCTCAGCCAGCCGAGGCGAGACGAGGTGAGGGGGATAGTCTGTCGCAGCTAAAAATAGGACTCCGGAGACAGGTTTGGTCCCGCGGAAGGACGGCGACGCTCGCTGGGCTAGGTGTTGACAGCTCGCAGAACAAAGGATTAAACAGATTCATGCCGGCTAAAAATAATGAGGAACCaacaaagccttttttttttactcccttCCAAGAATTAAACAgcagaagccccccccccccccccccccccccgagccaGGGCTAGGTTCTGCAAATTCCAGGACCGTGAACATTCGCGTGGTTTTAGACCGGGACCCATGATCACGGCCACAGCACTGAAAATAGCACCTAAGTGCGGATATTCCAGAGATAATGGGTACTCTGCACTTAGGTTTGCTTCCACTTTAATACTGTCTGAAAGGTAATTCAAAAGCAGCTTTGCAGGTGCAGCTCTGCAGCAGTAATGACCAATTCTGAAGTTCTCTGAAACATCAAGGAGTTAGGAGTTTTCATAAGGAATCCAAACTACCGAAAGAACACATTTAAGTCTGCAGCTGGTCAGAAGGGAGAGGGCCAAGTTTTGCATTTCCTTCAAAGAACATTCCGGATGCGTACGAGGACAGGGAGATGGTTGAGGAGGTACAGTACTGATTAGACTAGGCAGGCATGCTGTCTGAAACAGATCTAGGTGGGGTCACTGTTCTGACACTGCCAAACCGAGGCAATAAAGCTGTCGCCCTGGAAAGTCATGATGACCCATCATTATCTGCCAATAGGAGAGGAACAACTATGTTGCTGCAGGACTCTGTGATGAACACCATGCAGATATTGTGCTGTCAAAACTGAAACCCACTCAATACCAGGACCAACGTATGAGAACGGTGGAGGAGGCTGAAATACCTGGCCATTATGCTTATAGGAAGAAAATGCTCAGAACAGGTAATTGAatgaaaagatacaaaatacaagaaaaagcagaaagaaagaTTCAAATGTGAAGCACTGAAGACCCATCCCTTTGGATTGGTTTTTGGCACCCATATCACAACTCACCTCTCATTTATGTTCTTCCTATTACTTAAGGCTTTTTGGCACTGCTTTactgcacatttaaatgtatgccCTTATGTGTTGCACATATGAATTTACTGTAACATGTATTTACTGTAGGTGCTAGTtaccacagcactgtgtgaaggACTGATGCATTTTCTGAAGTGGCTGCCATGTCTAGTATGTTGTGTAGTTCCTCCAGCTTCAGTAGAGCAGGAGTGCAAagtgcaagttgctctggataagaacgtcttCTAGatggctaaatgtaatgtaaatgtactgttcCTTACATCCAACTGTCCTGTTCATACAAAGCgttttttttattccctggAGTGCACTTTTCAACACTCTGAATTTTTATGAATATGGCCCCTGAACCTGCAGGCTGAATGGAGAGAGGACTCCGGGAGCCCGGGTGATCCCACTGCCAGGGCGCTTGCTTTATAAAtgctttttccagaataaaGGGAAACGGGAGAGCGTTGTGTAAGCATGCGAGAGATGTGCTGATTTATCCGACAGCGCAAGATAAATAATATTCATAACTCATCTGCTCGGCAGCCGTGTGAAGAGGCTCCGGCATCTATCATCGTTAGCGCTCGGCGTTCCGATTGGCCGAGCGTCGCCTATCTTTGGCACGAATCACGCCGGCTCTTCCCTCTGACGGGGCCAGCTGTCTACGAGACCTCCATTTTccggaaaaaaaaagcctcagaGCTTCAACGGAAAAACAAACTTAAGAGTCCCACCGTTGTCATCGCCGCTGTCGGACGAACGGGCCAATCAGGGGGCACCTCTGGATAGGGCACAAACCAATCAGACCACCACTGTGGGGCAGGCCGTAAATTAGAAAACTTCGCAGCTAAGCAAAAAGCCTCGGCTGCTTAAGGGTCAAACCGTATGCGggcactgcagagagagcatgtgtgtgtgtgtgtgtgtgtgtgtgtgttagcacgCAGTGCCTCGGCACGCGATCTGCATCCCCCCCGCACGCCACCAGGCAGCGCTGTGCTCCGCAGGCGCTCGGCGGCGGGTATGAACCCGCTGAACTCGGCCTGGAGTGACCCGCTTCTCCCTGATGTAACAGGGGGAGAGCTAGCGCTCGCAGC
The sequence above is a segment of the Megalops cyprinoides isolate fMegCyp1 chromosome 23, fMegCyp1.pri, whole genome shotgun sequence genome. Coding sequences within it:
- the nup37 gene encoding nucleoporin Nup37, with translation MKPEDSRGPSYTVPCEDYVHVVEFSPFDSGSPASLLAYGGNQYVVVATCRFQEEDTEVEGVEFTTLRVFHHGLRVDALAWSPESRLDQLPQVIRLCTAAADRNLRLLTSDLQDTNEVKVLDGHTDYINHLVFEPTEGKQIASVSDDHTCRLWDLEGKETACLQLRSPGMSVCWHPQEIFKLMVAEKNGIVRFYDLVTQQAILSLDSGQTPLMSADWCLTNTIKVGAVTGNDWVIWDITRSSYPQEKRPVHVDRARLFRWSRASENLFSTTGCPGKISSQLLVHHLGHPQPVLIGSSCVGAGLSWHRSLPLCVVGGDRKLSFWVTEM